Proteins from a single region of Nomascus leucogenys isolate Asia chromosome 2, Asia_NLE_v1, whole genome shotgun sequence:
- the LOC100607821 gene encoding protocadherin alpha-C2 isoform X4, which yields MEQAGTRPAATEHPRLRRPMPWLLLLPLLLLLLLLLPGPAASQLRYSVPEEQAPGALVGNVARALGLELRRLGPGCLRINHLGAPSPRYLELDLTSGALFVNERIDREALCEQRPRCLLSLEVLAHNPVAVSAVEVEILDINDNSPRFPRPNYQLQVSESVAPGARFHIESAQDPDVGANSVQTYELSPSEHFELDLKPLQENSKVLELVLRKGLDREQAALHHLVLTAVDGGIPARSGTAQISVRVLDTNDNSPAFDQSTYRVQLREDSPPGTLVVKLNASDPDEGSNGELRYSLSSYTSDRERQLFSIDASTGEVRVIGGLDYEEASSYQIYVQATDRGPVPMAGHCKVLVDIVDVNDNAPEVVLTDLYSPVPENATPNTIVAVLSVNDQDSGPNRKVSLGLEATLPFRLNGFGNSYTLVVSGPLDREQVAVYNITVTATDGGIPQLTSQRTLKVEISDINDNPPSFLEDSYSIYIQENNLPGVLLCTVQATDPDEKENAEVTYSLLEREIQGLPVTSYVSINSASGSLYAVNSFDYEKFREFFVTVEAQDKGSPPLSSTVTANVYVVDMNDHAPHILYPTSTNSSAAFEMVPRTAPAGYLVTKVIAMDSDSGQNAWLFYHLAQTSDLDLFKVELHTGEIRTTRKMGDESGSTFNLTVVVRDNGEPSLSASVAITVAVVDRVSKILPDTQRHIKSPRTYSEITLYLIIALSTVSFIFLLTIIILSIIKCYHYTAYGTACCGGFCGVRERSPAELYKQANNNIDARIPHGLKVQPHFIEVRGNGSLTKTYCYKACLTAGSGSDTFMFYNTGAQTGPGPSGAQAAVTDSRNLTGQSGQSAGNLIILKNEAVSQNEPRQPNPDWRYSASLRAGMHSSVHLEEAGILRAGPGGPDQQWPTVSSATPEPEAGEVSPPVGAGVNSNSWTFKYGPGNPKQSGPEPKKQTQVSFLLRRKGEASQPRQ from the exons ATGGAGCAGGCGGGCACCAGACCTGCGGCGACAGAGCATCCACGGCTCCGGCGGCCCATGCCCTGGCTGCTGCTACTGcctctcctgctgctgctgctgctgctgctaccgGGCCCAGCGGCCTCCCAGCTGCGATACTCCGTGCCAGAGGAGCAGGCACCCGGCGCGCTCGTGGGCAACGTGGCTCGCGCGCTGGGGCTCGAGCTGCGGCGCTTGGGGCCGGGTTGCTTGCGCATCAACCATCTGGGTGCGCCCAGTCCGCGCTACCTGGAGCTGGACCTGACGAGTGGAGCGCTCTTCGTCAACGAGCGCATTGATAGGGAGGCGCTGTGTGAGCAGCGGCCTCGCTGCCTGCTCAGCTTGGAAGTGCTGGCGCACAACCCCGTGGCGGTGAGCGCCGTTGAGGTGGAAATATTGGACATCAACGACAACTCACCGCGTTTCCCGCGGCCCAACTACCAGCTTCAGGTAAGCGAATCGGTGGCGCCTGGAGCGCGCTTTCACATAGAGAGTGCGCAGGACCCCGACGTGGGCGCCAACTCAGTACAGACCTACGAGCTCAGCCCCAGCGAGCACTTCGAGCTGGACCTTAAGCCCCTGCAGGAGAACAGTAAAGTGCTTGAGCTGGTGCTGCGTAAGGGCCTAGACCGGGAGCAGGCAGCCTTGCACCACCTGGTTCTCACAGCCGTGGATGGGGGCATCCCAGCCCGCTCGGGTACGGCACAGATCTCTGTGCGTGTCCTGGACACTAACGACAACTCTCCTGCCTTTGACCAGTCCACTTATCGCGTCCAGCTACGGGAGGACTCACCCCCAGGCACATTGGTGGTGAAACTGAATGCCTCAGACCCGGATGAGGGCTCCAATGGTGAGCTCAGGTACTCCTTGAGCAGCTACACGTCGGACCGGGAGAGGCAGCTCTTCAGCATAGATGCCAGTACTGGGGAAGTGCGAGTAATTGGGGGGCTGGATTATGAGGAAGCCTCCTCCTACCAGATCTATGTGCAGGCGACTGACCGGGGTCCAGTGCCCATGGCAGGTCACTGCAAGGTGCTGGTGGACATCGTGGACGTGAATGACAATGCCCCAGAGGTGGTGCTCACGGACCTGTATAGCCCAGTGCCTGAGAATGCTACACCCAACACAATTGTGGCAGTTCTCAGTGTCAATGACCAAGACTCAGGCCCCAACCGGAAAGTGAGCCTGGGTCTGGAGGCCACACTGCCTTTCCGACTGAATGGCTTTGGAAACTCCTATACACTGGTGGTGAGTGGCCCACTGGACCGAGAGCAGGTGGCTGTCTACAACATCACGGTGACAGCCACTGATGGGGGAATACCACAGCTCACATCCCAGCGGACACTGAAGGTTGAGATCTCTGACATCAATGACAATCCACCAAGCTTCCTGGAGGACTCCTATTCCATCTACATACAGGAGAACAATTTGCCAGGTGTGTTGCTCTGTACTGTGCAAGCCACAGACCCAGATGAAAAGGAGAATGCAGAGGTGACCTACTCCCTTCTGGAGAGGGAGATTCAAGGGCTGCCAGTCACCTCCTATGTCTCCATTAACAGTGCCAGTGGCAGCCTTTATGCTGTCAACTCCTTTGACTATGAGAAGTTTCGGGAGTTCTTTGTGACTGTGGAGGCTCAGGACAAGGGGAGCCCACCACTGAGCAGCACCGTGACTGCCAACGTGTATGTGGTGGACATGAATGACCACGCCCCTCACATTCTGTACCCTACCTCAACCAACTCGTCAGCAGCCTTCGAGATGGTGCCTCGAACTGCCCCTGCTGGCTACCTGGTCACCAAAGTCATAGCCATGGACTCAGACTCTGGGCAAAATGCTTGGCTTTTTTACCATCTAGCCCAGACTTCTGACCTGGACCTCTTTAAAGTAGAGCTGCACACAGGAGAAATTAGGACTACCAGGAAGATGGGAGATGAGAGTGGTAGCACTTTCAACCTGACTGTGGTAGTCCGAGATAATGGAGAGCCATCACTATCAGCCTCTGTGGCTATTACGGTAGCTGTGGTGGATAGGGTTTCCAAAATCCTCCCTGACACTCAGAGACATATTAAGAGCCCTCGGACATACTCTGAAATTACCCTTTATCTAATAATAGCATTAAGCACAgtgtcttttatatttcttttgacaATCATCATTTTGAGCATCATCAAGTGCTACCACTACACTGCGTATGGCACTGCATGCTGTGGAGGCTTCTGTGGAGTAAGGGAAAGGTCCCCTGCAGAACTTTACAAACAGGCCAACAACAATATTGATGCCAGGATACCGCATGGCCTCAAAGTGCAGCCTCACTTCATTGAAGTTCGAGGGAATGGCTCTCTCACCAAGACCTACTGCTACAAGGCCTGTCTGACAGCAGGCTCAGGGAGTGACACTTTCATGTTTTACAATACAGGGGCCCAGACAGGACCAGGGCCTTCGGGAGCCCAAGCAGCAGTGACTGACAGCAGGAACCTCACAGGCCAAAGTGGTCAGAGTGCTGGGAACCTGATTATTCTCAAAAACGAGGCTGTTTCTCAAAATGAG CCACGACAGCCCAACCCTGACTGGCGTTactctgcctccctgagagcaGGCATGCACAG CTCTGTGCACCTAGAGGAGGCTGGCATTCTACGGGCTGGTCCAGGAGGGCCTGATCAGCAGTGGCCAACAGTATCCAGTGCAACACCAG